DNA from Cutibacterium acnes:
TGCTCCCATAGCCACGTATAGCTGAGCGCGGTCTGGGGTAATGTACGCGTCAACCTTACCGTCGAGGACGCGCGAGAAAGCGTCTCGCAAACTTGGCATAAAGTGAAGCGGACCGCCAAGGAAGATGACCTTACCTCGAATCGGGCGACCACATGCCAGGCCAGCAATGCACTGAGTGGCGACAGCCTGCAGGACCGAAGCAGCCAGATCTTCGTGGCGGGCTCCCTCGTTAATGAGGGGCTGAAGGTCGGACTTGGCAAAAACACCACAGCGCGAGGCGATCGGATGGATGGTCTTGGCTCGGGATGCGAGGTCATTGAGGCCGGGAGTGTCGGTGTGCAGCAGGGTAGCCATCTGGTCGATGAAGGCACCGGTGCCACCAGCACACGAACCATTCATGCGCTGTTCGGGGACCGGCTTGAGGTAGGTGATCTTGGCATCCTCACCACCGAGTTCGAGAAGCACGTCGGCGTCGGGATTCCAACGTTGGACGGCGGCCGTCTCAGCCATGACCTCCTGAATGAAAGTAAGGCCCAATGCCTCTGCGGTTCCCAATCCCGCCGATCCGGTAACGGTCGCGCGCACCTTTGTGCCGGGAAGAGCATCGGCGGCGTCGCCGAGCAGAGAGGCCATAGCGCCGGTGATATCGGCGTGGTGGCGTCTGTAGTCCTCGAAAAGGATGTTCTCGTCGGGATCGAGGATGACGGCCTTGATCGTCGTTGATCCGACGTCAAGACCCATCCGAAGGTCCTGCGCGTCCGGTGGAATCGCATTGCCGATGTGTGCGTCCATGTCTCCATTTCATCACCGTGGAAATCACTTCGCAGCAGTAGGGGGTCTTTTTCAGCCAAGTCATTGAGGAGTACGGTCATGGCATGTCTCAGACACAGTGCGCACGATCGTCTCGTCGTGGTCCACGTGGTGAGGTTGGGGCTGCGAGAGCCGCTATTTTGGCCGCAGCCCGCTCCCTTTTTCTGGCCGGTGACTTCCAGTCAGTGAGCCTAAGAGCTATAGCCCGCGAAGCTGAGGTGGACACCTCGTTGGTGAGCTACTACTTCGGATCTAAGCAATCCCTCTACAACGAGGCGATGTCCCTTCCCAATGGTCCGCACCGGATTATTGCTGAGGTGTGTTCGCGAACTGACCCTGATCATCTGGGGGAGGCCCTGGTCAAGGCGTTCATCGATGCTTGGGATGGTCACCTTGGCCTGGGAGGACCGGATCCGCAAATGCAAGGTGTGGTGCAGGCACTTCTCACCCAGCCTGACGCCTTCGACATGATGCGTCAGTTTTACACCGAGGAAATTTTGGCCCCAGTTGTCAATTTGCTCATTCCCCGATTCGGTGCAGAAGAGGCGGGGATACGGGCCTCTCTTGGACTCTCGCAATTGCTGGGGATTTTCACGGCTCGCTACGTCATTGGGTTGCAGTCCCTAGCAAATCTTCCGGCGGCAGAACTCATCGGCCGGGAGGGGCCTGCCCTACAGAGCACCCTCACTGGACCGACCATCAACGGTTAACACTTTTTGCCGCAGGAGAGGTCGGTTCACTTACCGTAGTGCCACGGCTAGCGATAGAGTCGCAGTCAAAGCTTGGCGCATGGCCGCGCCTGACGCCCACAGATAACGGGAGATGACCAATGACCATCGCAATCAAGATGGGTTTTCTCGATGACAGTCCGATCGTCGACGACCAGGGTCGACTTGTTAGTCGAGGGGGCGGAACCGCTCTCGTTGAGCGGCTTCTCGACATGTACCCGGGGGCCGTCGTCGTGAACTACGAAGATCGTCAGTGCGATGGATTCGAGGCCAGGAAGCTGACCAGCCTTGAACCGCTTGAAACCCTTGTCATCAACCTCGACGTCATCGATTCGGTTGGCGTCTTCCAAACCATGCACCGCGAGGGTGCCGAGCCCAGGATCCTTAACCTTCAGTGGTTGCCCCCATCCCACTACCACCACAAAGTGAACTTTGCGGCTATGGGCCTCGCGTACGCCCTCTTCCCGACACTGTGCTCTGGCGAGCGCACTGCTGGTGAGGTGACCGAGCTCGTTCGCCGCTGGACGATCTCCCCGCTGGCTCACCAGGCCCGAGTCGCTTGGATCCAGCCTGGCATTCGTGATGACCTCGCTCGCGAGCACGTTGATCCCGAAATTCCGACGGTTCTCTACCCAGCGATTCACCTCACAGAAACCAAACGCCCGAAGATATTTCTCGACGTTATGAACCGCGTCGCTGCAGACATGGACGTGAGAATGGAAGCCCGTCTAAGTCAGCGCGATCTCGCTAGCGTCATGGCGATGAAGATGTCGTCGCCAAAGTGGGCTTCGGTTGGCCCCCTCTTCGGTCAGCGCGAGGAGTACTGGGAGTCCCTAGCCCGCATGACGGCCTTCCTAGCCACCGCCAAGAACGAGGCCTATGGCTTCGAGTACCTCGAGGCTCTCGTCGCCGGTGCCATCGGTGTCTTCCCAGATACCACCTGGGCACGTAAGACGGTCCCTGAGGATTATCCGTATTTCTACCGCACTAGCGACGAAGCGGTCTCAATGCTTAAAGAAGTACTCAACGACCCACAGACTGCGCGTAATGCTATTAATGAACTCGCCGGAGGGTCGATCCGCGACTGGATCCTCGAGCACAATCAGCGTTCTGGCGGAAATGAAGCTATGCGTAAGCAGATCGAAGAGTGGTTCCCTGAGATCCAGGTGTGATCCGATTTGAGGGACGGACGCCGTGGCGGTTGTGATCGCCACGGCGTCCGTAGTTTCGGATGCTATGGCTGGGCAGCTCATGGGCATCTGGGTGCGGATGGCGACAGTCATGGCCCGTCGGTATGCTGTTTTACGGCCCGTACCGTCTATGCGTGGCCTGCGACAACGGAAGGATGAAACGTGCTGCGAACCCATGACGCAGGAACCCTACGAGCCAGCGACATCGGCAAGGAAGTGACTCTCGCCGGATGGGTTGGGCATCGTCGCGACCACGGTGGCGTCGCCTTCATCGATCTTCGCGACGCCTCAGGCCTGGCCCAGGTCGTCATCCGCGATGAGATTTTGGAGTCCTCAGGCGCTCATGACCTGCGCAACGAGTACTGCATCAGGGTGACCGGAGTCGTTGAGGCACGTCCAGAGGGTAATGCCAACCCGAACCTACCCACCGGCGAGATTGAGGTTGCCATCACCGAGCTCGAGGTGCTCAATCCTTCAGCGCCGCTACCCTTCCAGATCGACGAGCACGTCAGTGTCGGCGAGGACGCCCGTCTGAAGTACCGCTACCTCGACCTGCGCCGCCCGCATCAGCATGAAGCCCTGGTGCTGCGTTCTCACGTGACCCACGCCATTCGTGAGGTGCTGGATCGTCACAATTTTTATGACATCGAGACTCCGACTCTGACCCGGTCTACCCCTGAGGGCGCTCGCGACTTTCTGGTTCCGGCTCGTCTGGCCCCGGGCTGTTGGTACGCCCTGCCGCAGAGCCCTCAGTTGTTCAAACAGCTGCTCATGGTCTCGGGTATGGAACGCTATTACCAGATCGCTCGTTGCTACCGTGACGAGGACTTCCGTGCCGATCGTCAGCCTGAGTTCACCCAGCTTGATGTCGAGATGAGCTTCGTTGACCAGGACGATGTCATCGCGCTGGCTGAAGAGACCATGGCGGCTTGTTGGAAGATCATTGGCGTCGACATGCCGACGCCGTTACCTCGCATCACCTGGCACGAGGCGATGGATCGCTACGGCTCTGACAAGCCGGATCTGCGCTTTGGCAACGAGATCACCGAGGTCACCGATTTCTTTGCCAACACTGCGTTCCGGGTCTTTCAGGCTCCCTACGTCGGTGCCGTGGTGATGCCCGGCGGAGCCTCCCTGCCACGCCGTCAGTTCGACGCCTGGCAGGAGTGGGCGCGCACCCGCGGAGCCAAGGGTCTGGCCTACATCACGATCTCTGACGAGGGCGTGCCAGAAGGTCCAGTTGCCAAAAACATTTCCGAGGAGGAGAAGGCTGGCATCGCCGAGAAGGTCGGTGCCAAGCCTGGTGATGCCATCTTCTTTGCTGCTGGCTCGAAGACCTCCTCCCAAGAGCTACTCGGCGCCGCCCGTCTGGAAATCGGCCGCCGTTGCGAACTCTTTGATCCATCTGACTGGGCTTTCTGCTGGGTGGTTGACGCCCCGTTGTTCAAGCCCACCAAGGAAGCAGAGGCTTCCGGCGACGTCGCCGTTGGCACGGGCGCCTGGACCGCCGTCCACCACGCCTTCACCAGCCCGACCCCCGACTGCCTGGATACCTTCGACACCGATCCGGGTTCAGCTTTGGCTTACGCTTACGACTTCGTCGTCAACGGCAACGAGGTAGGCGGCGGGTCGATCCGTATCCATCGCCGTGACGTTCAGGAACGGGTCTTCAACGTCATGGGTATTGGCCCCGAAGAGGCCCAAGAGAAATTCGGTTTCCTACTGGATGCCTTCAAATTTGGCGCGCCGCCGCACGGTGGCATCGCCTTCGGTTTGGATCGTCTAGTTATGCTGCTTGGCGGCTTCGAGACTATCCGTGACGTTATTGCCTTCCCGAAGACTGGTAACGGCTATGACCCGCTGACGGCTGCTCCTGCACCAATTACCCCTGCCCAGCGGCGCGAAGCCGGCGTCGATGCCAAGCCGAAGAAGCCTTCCGGCGGTCAAACCTCGAATGCGGAGGCAGATAAGTCCACGACGTGACGACCGGTGACGACGGGCGGCGGCGATATCAGTCGCTGCCCGAGCGTTACTGCGCGAACATACGTGAGCGGCTCGCTGTCGCAACGCGGCGATATAGTGCCATGGTGAGTGAGGATCTCTTCGGCAACGTCACGTCGGCTCAATCCGACGCGACCAGTGGTGGGTCCCTGGATACTCCCAACCCTGACGCGCCACTAGCAGTTCGGCTTCGCCCGCGCACCATTGATGAGATCGTCGGGCAGCAGCATTTGCTGACCCCCGGTTCACCCCTGCGCCGCCTGGCCGAGGGGACCGGGGCCATGAGCGTGTTCTTGTGGGGCCCTCCCGGGGTTGGTAAGACGACGATTGCCTCGGTCGTCTCCCACGCCACGAACCGACGCTTCGTGGAGATCTCGGCTGTAACGGCCGGAGTCAAAGACATCCGTCGGGAACTTGACACTGCCCGACGTCAGTTAGCCTTGGGACAGCCGACCGTTCTCTTCGTCGACGAGGTGCACCGCTTCTCTAAGGCCCAGCAGGACGTCCTGCTCCCGGCAGTGGAGAACCGCACCGTGACCCTCATCGCGGCGACCACCGAAAACCCGTCTTTTTCGGTCATCTCCCCGCTGTTGTCGCGCTCCTTATTGTTGACCCTCAAGCCACTCACCGAGGCTGACGTTTCATCGTTACTCGATCGAGCCCTGAGCGATCCACGCGGCCTGCGAACTGAGTCCGACAGGCGTTACGTCCTGGAGGACGATGCTCGCGCTGACCTACTGCAACTGGCTGCGGGAGACGCACGACGCGCCCTCACCTATCTTGAAGAG
Protein-coding regions in this window:
- a CDS encoding replication-associated recombination protein A, producing MVSEDLFGNVTSAQSDATSGGSLDTPNPDAPLAVRLRPRTIDEIVGQQHLLTPGSPLRRLAEGTGAMSVFLWGPPGVGKTTIASVVSHATNRRFVEISAVTAGVKDIRRELDTARRQLALGQPTVLFVDEVHRFSKAQQDVLLPAVENRTVTLIAATTENPSFSVISPLLSRSLLLTLKPLTEADVSSLLDRALSDPRGLRTESDRRYVLEDDARADLLQLAAGDARRALTYLEEAAAGASAAGTDTITSQIVSTAVDRAAVRYDRDGDQHYDVISAFIKSVRGSDVDAALHYLARMIEAGEDPRFIARRLIILASEDIGMAAPSVLQTCVAAAQAVQLIGMPEARLNLAQATIAAATAPKSNAVITAIDGALADVRAGKGGEVPAHLRDAHYSSAHDLGHGVGYRYAHNFPHGVAKQQYLPDDIASTRYYDPTDHGNEAAIAQRLSQIRALLGRDIEEEKS
- a CDS encoding TetR family transcriptional regulator, whose translation is MSQTQCARSSRRGPRGEVGAARAAILAAARSLFLAGDFQSVSLRAIAREAEVDTSLVSYYFGSKQSLYNEAMSLPNGPHRIIAEVCSRTDPDHLGEALVKAFIDAWDGHLGLGGPDPQMQGVVQALLTQPDAFDMMRQFYTEEILAPVVNLLIPRFGAEEAGIRASLGLSQLLGIFTARYVIGLQSLANLPAAELIGREGPALQSTLTGPTING
- the aspS gene encoding aspartate--tRNA ligase codes for the protein MLRTHDAGTLRASDIGKEVTLAGWVGHRRDHGGVAFIDLRDASGLAQVVIRDEILESSGAHDLRNEYCIRVTGVVEARPEGNANPNLPTGEIEVAITELEVLNPSAPLPFQIDEHVSVGEDARLKYRYLDLRRPHQHEALVLRSHVTHAIREVLDRHNFYDIETPTLTRSTPEGARDFLVPARLAPGCWYALPQSPQLFKQLLMVSGMERYYQIARCYRDEDFRADRQPEFTQLDVEMSFVDQDDVIALAEETMAACWKIIGVDMPTPLPRITWHEAMDRYGSDKPDLRFGNEITEVTDFFANTAFRVFQAPYVGAVVMPGGASLPRRQFDAWQEWARTRGAKGLAYITISDEGVPEGPVAKNISEEEKAGIAEKVGAKPGDAIFFAAGSKTSSQELLGAARLEIGRRCELFDPSDWAFCWVVDAPLFKPTKEAEASGDVAVGTGAWTAVHHAFTSPTPDCLDTFDTDPGSALAYAYDFVVNGNEVGGGSIRIHRRDVQERVFNVMGIGPEEAQEKFGFLLDAFKFGAPPHGGIAFGLDRLVMLLGGFETIRDVIAFPKTGNGYDPLTAAPAPITPAQRREAGVDAKPKKPSGGQTSNAEADKSTT